A window of Mycolicibacterium fluoranthenivorans contains these coding sequences:
- a CDS encoding heme-binding protein → MLLSARAARRAVAGAVGTGALAGAMLFGAFSSAISVAHADDPANNPPNCTAGDLAQVAAGVSAGTSAYLFTHPDVNWFFTSLEGLPRDQVRAKVTEYLDQNPQTKAELTGIRQPLVDLKNRCGAGPAPAIP, encoded by the coding sequence ATGTTGCTCTCGGCTCGTGCTGCGCGGCGTGCGGTTGCTGGCGCGGTAGGCACCGGCGCACTCGCCGGTGCGATGTTGTTCGGGGCTTTTTCGTCGGCCATCTCGGTAGCCCATGCTGACGATCCCGCCAACAATCCGCCCAACTGCACTGCCGGCGACCTGGCTCAGGTGGCCGCCGGAGTCTCCGCGGGGACCTCCGCGTACCTCTTCACCCACCCGGATGTGAACTGGTTCTTCACCAGCCTCGAGGGCCTGCCCCGCGACCAGGTCCGCGCCAAGGTGACCGAGTACCTGGACCAGAACCCGCAGACCAAGGCGGAGCTGACCGGTATCCGTCAGCCGCTGGTGGATCTCAAGAACCGCTGCGGCGCCGGACCGGCGCCTGCCATACCGTAG
- a CDS encoding MMPL family transporter, which translates to MLRLSSGLRRYRWAVFVAWLLLLVPSVYLAMSQSDNLTGGGFEVSGSQSLYVQRQLEAQFPEQGASPLALVAVPRADASFEDMNAAVADLQRIAAEVPGVKVVPPVAAAAGGRQQPPPAPDRPYVVTLQLDFNNSGAVDIAKQLRTKVGIVGDQAGQTQDGKVRLYVIGQGALGAAAQTATKHDIAQAEQWNLPVVLIVLLAVFGSLAAAAMPMLLAVCTVVVTMGVVFLLSMVSTMSVFVTSTVSMFGIALAVDYSLFILMRFREELRAGRDPAQATDAAMATSGLAVVLSGLTVIASVTGIYLIGTPVLRSMATGAILTVAIAVLTSTTLTPAVLATFGRAAAKRSALLHWSRRADTTQSRFWTRWIGWVMHRPWLSALLASILLLAMAAPAFAMSLGNSMLRQFDPSHEIRGGVNAAAEALGPGALGPIRILVTFPTGDADAPQSAPVLDAIHTRITQAPDVATVSPPVFGKDNRNALMSAVLSVDPEDLGARRTVDWLRAELPKLQTDGVRVDVGGPTALIKDFDDQVSAMQPWVFVFVCVIAFVMLLISIRSVFLALKGVLMTVLSVAAAYGSLVMVFEWGWLEDLGFAPLASLDSTIPPLVLAMTFGLSMDYEIFLLTRIRERFLQTNNTRDAVAYGVSTSARTITSAALIMIAVFIGFAFAGMPLVAQLGVACATAIAVDATVVRLVLVPALMAMFDQWNWWLPAWLDRILPSVDFEKPLPKIDIGDLVLIPDDISGLVAPGGDLRVVMKSSARLKTLAPQSIIVADPLVFNGCRPRVAQLAGARRFAGVGAGRAGGGATGVTQTVTKPVHPVTMWRGRLAVALDALEIASGAERSPAERLARNDFAPMETTNVQLPTGDRLLIPTGAETLRLKGYLIMARNSAKDYADFAGMATSMDTETAASVLAGMDRYYCGQHPRSQWVATQLIRRLADPRPEDDPADAFASADTDWPTVRRICLSVAVAMLEETR; encoded by the coding sequence ATGTTGCGCTTGAGTAGCGGCCTGCGCAGATATCGCTGGGCGGTGTTTGTCGCATGGCTGCTGCTGCTCGTGCCCTCGGTCTATCTCGCGATGAGCCAGTCGGACAATCTCACCGGCGGCGGTTTCGAGGTGTCCGGATCGCAATCGCTCTACGTCCAGCGCCAGCTCGAAGCGCAGTTCCCCGAACAGGGCGCGTCGCCATTGGCACTGGTCGCGGTGCCGCGGGCGGACGCGTCGTTCGAGGATATGAACGCGGCCGTGGCCGATCTGCAGCGCATCGCCGCCGAGGTGCCCGGGGTGAAGGTCGTCCCGCCTGTCGCCGCCGCCGCCGGCGGCCGGCAACAGCCACCACCCGCCCCGGACCGGCCCTACGTCGTCACCCTGCAGCTGGATTTCAACAACAGCGGCGCCGTCGACATCGCCAAGCAACTACGCACCAAGGTCGGCATCGTCGGGGATCAGGCCGGGCAGACCCAGGATGGCAAGGTCCGGCTGTACGTCATCGGCCAGGGCGCCCTCGGCGCGGCGGCCCAGACCGCCACCAAACACGACATCGCCCAGGCCGAACAGTGGAACCTGCCCGTCGTGCTGATCGTGCTGCTGGCGGTGTTCGGGTCGCTGGCCGCCGCGGCGATGCCCATGTTGCTCGCGGTGTGCACCGTCGTGGTGACGATGGGCGTCGTCTTCTTGCTGTCGATGGTGTCGACCATGTCGGTGTTCGTCACCTCGACGGTGTCCATGTTCGGCATCGCGCTGGCGGTCGACTACTCCCTGTTCATCCTGATGCGGTTCCGGGAAGAGCTGCGCGCCGGCCGCGACCCTGCCCAGGCCACCGATGCCGCGATGGCCACCTCCGGCCTGGCCGTGGTGCTGTCCGGGCTCACCGTCATCGCCTCGGTCACCGGTATCTATCTGATCGGGACCCCGGTACTGCGCTCGATGGCCACCGGCGCGATCCTCACGGTCGCCATCGCGGTGCTCACCTCGACCACCCTGACCCCGGCGGTGCTGGCCACGTTCGGCCGGGCCGCGGCCAAACGGTCGGCGCTGCTGCACTGGTCGCGACGGGCCGACACCACCCAGTCCCGGTTCTGGACCCGGTGGATCGGCTGGGTCATGCACCGGCCCTGGCTGTCGGCGCTGCTGGCGTCGATCCTGCTGCTCGCCATGGCCGCACCGGCCTTCGCGATGTCGCTGGGCAACAGCATGCTGCGCCAGTTCGACCCCAGCCACGAGATCCGCGGCGGCGTCAACGCGGCCGCCGAAGCGCTGGGGCCGGGTGCACTCGGGCCGATCCGGATCCTGGTGACCTTCCCGACGGGCGATGCCGACGCGCCCCAGTCGGCGCCCGTGCTGGACGCCATCCACACCAGGATCACCCAGGCACCCGATGTCGCGACGGTGTCGCCGCCGGTGTTCGGCAAGGACAACCGCAACGCCCTGATGTCGGCGGTGCTGTCGGTGGACCCGGAGGACCTCGGGGCACGCAGGACGGTGGACTGGCTGCGCGCCGAACTGCCGAAGCTGCAGACCGACGGTGTGCGGGTCGATGTCGGCGGCCCCACCGCGTTGATCAAGGACTTCGACGATCAGGTCTCGGCCATGCAGCCGTGGGTCTTCGTGTTCGTCTGCGTGATCGCGTTCGTGATGCTGCTCATCTCGATCCGGTCGGTGTTCCTGGCCCTCAAGGGCGTGCTGATGACGGTGCTGTCGGTGGCCGCGGCGTACGGCAGCCTGGTGATGGTCTTCGAATGGGGCTGGCTGGAGGACCTCGGGTTCGCACCGCTGGCATCGCTGGACAGCACCATCCCGCCGCTGGTGCTGGCGATGACGTTCGGCCTGTCGATGGACTACGAGATCTTCCTGCTGACCCGCATCCGGGAGCGGTTCCTGCAGACCAACAACACCCGCGACGCGGTCGCCTATGGGGTGAGCACCAGTGCGCGCACCATCACCAGCGCGGCGCTGATCATGATCGCGGTGTTCATCGGTTTCGCGTTCGCCGGCATGCCGCTGGTCGCCCAACTCGGTGTCGCGTGCGCGACGGCGATCGCGGTGGACGCCACGGTGGTGCGGTTGGTGCTGGTGCCCGCGTTGATGGCGATGTTCGATCAGTGGAACTGGTGGTTGCCGGCCTGGCTGGACCGCATCCTGCCGTCGGTGGACTTCGAGAAGCCGCTCCCCAAGATCGATATCGGCGACCTGGTCCTCATCCCGGATGACATCTCCGGTCTGGTCGCCCCCGGCGGAGATCTACGCGTGGTGATGAAATCCTCGGCCAGACTCAAAACCCTTGCGCCGCAGTCGATCATCGTCGCCGATCCGTTGGTGTTCAATGGTTGCCGGCCGCGGGTGGCCCAGCTCGCGGGCGCACGCCGGTTCGCCGGCGTCGGTGCCGGTCGTGCCGGCGGCGGCGCCACCGGCGTGACGCAGACCGTCACCAAGCCGGTGCACCCGGTCACGATGTGGCGCGGCCGGCTCGCGGTGGCCCTGGACGCGCTGGAGATCGCCTCGGGCGCCGAGCGCTCGCCCGCGGAGCGGCTCGCCCGCAACGACTTCGCGCCGATGGAGACCACCAACGTCCAGCTGCCCACCGGGGACCGCCTGTTGATACCGACCGGCGCCGAGACGCTGCGTCTCAAGGGCTACCTGATCATGGCCCGCAACAGCGCCAAGGACTACGCGGATTTCGCCGGTATGGCCACATCGATGGACACCGAGACAGCGGCTTCGGTGCTGGCCGGGATGGACCGGTACTACTGTGGACAGCACCCGCGGTCGCAGTGGGTGGCCACTCAGCTGATCAGGCGGCTGGCCGACCCGCGCCCAGAGGACGACCCGGCCGACGCGTTCGCATCGGCCGATACCGATTGGCCCACGGTCCGGCGGATTTGCCTGTCCGTCGCCGTGGCGATGCTCGAGGAGACGAGGTGA
- a CDS encoding response regulator transcription factor, with product MVLMVDDDPDVRTSVARGLRHSGFDVRVAANGKEALRLLSTEAHDALVLDVQMPELDGVAVVTALRALGNDIPICVLSARDTVNNRIAGLEAGADDYLTKPFDLGELVARLHALLRRAGHSDRPSDTMSVGPLTIDTARRLVFVDGDRADLTKREFDLLAVLAENAGVVLSRQRLLELVWGYDFDVDTNVADVFVSYLRRKLERDGHPRVIHTVRGIGYVLREEA from the coding sequence ATGGTGCTCATGGTCGACGACGACCCGGACGTACGAACGTCGGTAGCTCGCGGGCTACGGCATTCGGGGTTCGACGTCCGGGTCGCGGCCAACGGCAAGGAGGCGCTGCGCCTGTTGTCCACCGAAGCGCATGACGCGCTCGTGCTGGACGTGCAGATGCCCGAACTCGACGGGGTCGCCGTGGTCACGGCGTTGCGCGCACTGGGTAACGACATCCCGATCTGTGTGCTCTCGGCGCGGGACACCGTCAACAACCGGATCGCCGGCCTGGAGGCCGGCGCGGATGACTACCTGACCAAACCATTCGATCTGGGTGAGCTGGTGGCGCGGCTGCACGCGCTGTTGCGCCGGGCCGGTCATTCCGACCGGCCGTCGGACACCATGTCGGTGGGTCCACTGACCATAGACACCGCCCGGCGGTTGGTCTTCGTCGACGGCGATCGCGCGGACCTGACCAAGCGCGAATTCGATCTGCTCGCGGTTCTCGCCGAGAACGCGGGCGTGGTGCTCTCCCGGCAGCGGCTGCTGGAACTGGTGTGGGGATACGACTTCGACGTGGACACCAACGTCGCCGACGTGTTCGTGTCCTATCTTCGGCGCAAACTCGAGCGCGACGGCCATCCTCGGGTCATCCACACGGTCCGCGGGATCGGGTACGTCCTGCGGGAGGAGGCGTAG
- a CDS encoding XRE family transcriptional regulator, with amino-acid sequence MTVAAKPAQTSVPTGDRPVEFWPTSAIRAALDNDDLSVWQRIATAIKRDPFGRTARQVEEVLETAQPYGVSAALAEVLDKARAHLEATERAEVTHHVRLLLERSGLKPHEFASRIGVPADEFTRFLDGTTSPAASMMVRMRRLSDRFAKLRAQRDAQ; translated from the coding sequence GTGACGGTGGCCGCGAAGCCCGCGCAGACCTCGGTGCCCACCGGGGACCGTCCGGTGGAATTCTGGCCGACCTCGGCAATCCGCGCGGCCCTGGACAACGACGATCTGTCGGTGTGGCAGCGCATCGCCACCGCGATCAAACGCGATCCGTTCGGCCGGACCGCGCGCCAGGTCGAAGAGGTGCTCGAAACCGCACAGCCCTACGGTGTTTCAGCGGCGCTGGCGGAGGTCCTGGACAAGGCGCGGGCCCACCTGGAGGCCACCGAGCGCGCCGAGGTCACCCACCATGTCCGGCTGCTGTTGGAGCGCTCCGGGCTCAAGCCGCACGAGTTCGCGTCCCGCATCGGCGTGCCCGCCGACGAGTTCACCCGATTTCTCGACGGCACCACCAGCCCGGCGGCGTCGATGATGGTCCGGATGCGCCGGCTCTCGGATCGGTTCGCCAAGCTCCGAGCTCAGCGCGACGCGCAGTAG
- a CDS encoding M13 family metallopeptidase gives MTSDTSRVAPPLPCAEAIPSGIDLSFVDRGVRPQDDLFGHVNGRWLADYEIPADRATDGAFRTLADRAEEHVRDLITEAAQSGGAGDAQRIGDLYASFMDTETVDRRGLAPLRDELALIDAAADADALAAVLAGLQRTGVSGGTGVYVDTDSKDSTRYLLHLSQSGLGLPDESYYRDPQHAAILDAYPAHIARMLELVDQKDHADTAARIVALETKLAAAHWDVVKRRDADLTYNLRTFAELPSEAPGFDWAGWVGALGADPAQVVVRQPDFLTAFAALWSSEPLADWKAWLSWRLISSRASLLPDALVEENFDFYGRTLSGTQAIRDRWKRGVALVENLMGDAVGKLYVERHFPPAAKARMDELVANLREAYRVSITNLDWMTPETRERALAKLDKFTPKIGYPARWRDYSALVIDRGDLYGNYQRGYAVEYDRELAKLGGPVDRDEWFMTPQTVNAYYNPGMNEIVFPAAILQPPFFDAEADDAANYGGIGAVIGHEIGHGFDDQGAKYDGDGNLVDWWTDSDRAEFGARTKALIEQYEEFTPRALAPDHHVNGAFTVGENIGDLGGLSIALLAYELSLGGKEAPVIDGLTGVQRVLFGWAQVWRTKSRDAEAIRRLATDPHSPPEFRCNGVIRNIDAFYDAFEVTDSDELYLEPAARVRIWN, from the coding sequence GTGACATCAGATACTTCCCGGGTCGCTCCGCCACTGCCCTGCGCCGAAGCCATTCCATCCGGTATCGACCTCAGCTTCGTCGACCGCGGGGTCCGCCCGCAGGACGACCTGTTCGGTCATGTCAACGGCCGCTGGCTGGCCGACTACGAGATTCCGGCCGACCGGGCCACCGACGGCGCCTTCCGTACCCTGGCCGACCGCGCCGAGGAGCATGTGCGTGACCTCATCACCGAGGCCGCCCAGTCCGGCGGGGCCGGGGACGCGCAACGGATAGGCGACCTGTACGCCAGCTTCATGGACACCGAGACCGTCGACCGGCGCGGGCTGGCACCGTTGCGTGACGAACTCGCCCTGATCGACGCCGCCGCCGATGCCGACGCACTGGCCGCGGTGCTGGCCGGCCTGCAGCGCACCGGCGTGAGCGGTGGCACCGGCGTGTACGTCGACACCGATTCCAAGGACTCGACGCGCTACCTGCTGCACCTGTCCCAGTCCGGGCTGGGCCTGCCCGACGAGTCCTACTACCGCGATCCGCAGCATGCCGCGATCCTGGACGCCTACCCCGCCCATATCGCCCGCATGCTCGAGCTGGTGGATCAGAAGGATCACGCCGACACCGCGGCGCGCATCGTGGCGTTGGAGACCAAACTGGCCGCCGCACACTGGGATGTGGTGAAGCGCCGTGACGCCGACCTCACCTACAACCTGCGTACCTTCGCCGAACTGCCCAGCGAGGCACCGGGATTCGACTGGGCGGGCTGGGTCGGCGCACTGGGGGCCGACCCTGCTCAGGTGGTGGTGCGCCAGCCCGACTTCCTGACCGCGTTCGCCGCGCTGTGGTCGAGCGAGCCGCTGGCCGACTGGAAGGCCTGGCTGAGCTGGCGACTCATCAGTTCGCGTGCCTCGCTTCTGCCCGACGCGCTGGTCGAGGAGAACTTCGACTTCTACGGTCGTACCCTGTCGGGCACCCAGGCCATCCGGGACCGGTGGAAGCGCGGGGTGGCCCTGGTCGAGAACCTGATGGGCGATGCGGTCGGAAAGCTCTACGTGGAGCGCCATTTCCCGCCCGCCGCGAAGGCGCGGATGGACGAGCTGGTCGCCAACCTGCGGGAGGCCTACCGGGTCAGCATCACCAACCTGGACTGGATGACGCCGGAGACCCGGGAGCGCGCCCTGGCCAAGCTGGACAAGTTCACCCCGAAGATCGGCTACCCGGCCCGGTGGCGCGACTATTCGGCGCTGGTGATCGACCGCGGCGACCTGTACGGCAACTATCAGCGCGGCTACGCCGTGGAGTATGACCGGGAGCTGGCCAAGCTGGGCGGTCCGGTGGATCGCGACGAGTGGTTCATGACGCCGCAGACCGTCAACGCCTACTACAACCCCGGGATGAACGAGATCGTCTTCCCGGCTGCCATTCTGCAGCCGCCGTTCTTCGATGCCGAGGCCGACGATGCCGCCAACTACGGCGGGATCGGCGCGGTGATCGGGCATGAGATCGGGCACGGTTTCGACGACCAAGGCGCCAAGTACGACGGTGACGGCAACCTGGTGGACTGGTGGACCGATAGTGATCGCGCCGAATTCGGCGCGCGGACAAAGGCTTTGATCGAGCAGTACGAGGAGTTCACGCCACGTGCGCTGGCCCCGGATCACCATGTGAACGGCGCATTCACCGTCGGGGAGAACATCGGCGACCTGGGCGGTCTGTCCATCGCCCTGCTGGCCTACGAACTGTCCCTCGGCGGCAAAGAAGCTCCGGTGATCGACGGCCTGACCGGCGTGCAGCGGGTGCTGTTCGGCTGGGCACAGGTCTGGCGCACGAAATCCCGTGACGCCGAGGCGATCCGCCGGCTGGCCACCGATCCACACTCGCCGCCGGAGTTCCGCTGCAACGGCGTCATCCGCAATATCGACGCGTTCTACGATGCGTTCGAGGTGACCGACTCCGACGAGCTGTATCTGGAGCCGGCCGCCCGCGTGCGCATCTGGAACTAG
- a CDS encoding M23 family metallopeptidase: MTALMRWAAVLFSTVVVTAGCTGSTGETTRSATPTSSTSPAPAGEPVATPLLARPVAAPIPVPGTDGRTHLAYELLLTNVLSQDVTVSTVTVQGGGASLLSLSGDALAHWTRILGAAAKPTTTIGPAQTAAVWIDATVAPGNIPTRLDHTITVALSQPAPPLLPPIMTETVAPVTVQTRKPVQIAPPLRGPKWLDANGCCEMTPHRMALNPLDGQLWAAERFAIDYVQLDPGYRLLNGPAGKLTSYPYFGTDIHAVADGPVVAVLDGLPEQVPGQTPTGLPLDQYAGNHVVQDLGNGNYALYAHLKTGSVKVQPGQRLTSGQVLGSLGNTGNSDAPHLHFHVMDSPDPLRSDGLPFVFTSFRLDAQTASIDVFDTLIAGKPAPLRPGSHARDESEVTPLVSDVMDYSGE; the protein is encoded by the coding sequence ATGACAGCTCTGATGCGTTGGGCCGCAGTTCTTTTCAGCACCGTCGTGGTGACGGCCGGCTGCACCGGCAGCACCGGCGAGACCACGCGTTCGGCCACGCCCACCAGCTCCACCTCCCCCGCCCCGGCCGGTGAGCCGGTCGCCACCCCGCTGCTGGCCCGTCCCGTCGCCGCCCCCATCCCGGTGCCGGGCACCGACGGGCGGACCCATCTGGCCTACGAGTTGCTGCTCACCAACGTCCTCAGTCAGGACGTCACCGTCTCGACGGTGACGGTGCAGGGTGGCGGCGCATCACTGCTGTCCCTTTCCGGTGACGCGCTGGCACATTGGACCCGGATACTGGGCGCCGCCGCGAAACCCACCACCACCATCGGCCCCGCGCAGACCGCGGCCGTGTGGATCGATGCCACGGTCGCCCCGGGAAATATCCCGACCCGACTCGACCACACGATCACCGTGGCGCTGAGCCAGCCCGCTCCCCCGTTGCTACCCCCGATCATGACCGAGACGGTGGCCCCGGTGACGGTGCAGACCCGCAAGCCGGTGCAGATCGCGCCTCCGCTGCGTGGACCGAAATGGCTGGACGCCAACGGATGTTGCGAGATGACGCCGCACCGGATGGCCCTCAACCCGCTCGACGGCCAGCTGTGGGCCGCCGAGCGGTTCGCCATCGACTACGTCCAGCTCGACCCCGGCTACCGGCTGCTCAACGGCCCCGCCGGCAAGCTGACCAGTTACCCGTACTTCGGCACCGATATCCACGCCGTCGCCGACGGACCCGTGGTCGCCGTCCTCGACGGCCTGCCCGAACAAGTGCCGGGGCAGACACCGACGGGGCTGCCCCTGGATCAGTACGCCGGTAATCACGTCGTCCAGGATCTCGGCAACGGCAACTATGCGCTGTATGCCCATCTGAAAACCGGGAGCGTGAAAGTCCAACCGGGACAACGGCTCACAAGCGGACAGGTGCTCGGCAGCCTGGGCAACACCGGCAATTCGGATGCACCACACCTGCACTTCCACGTGATGGACTCCCCCGATCCGCTGCGTTCGGACGGGCTGCCGTTCGTGTTCACCTCGTTTCGGCTGGACGCCCAGACCGCGAGCATCGACGTCTTCGACACCCTGATCGCGGGCAAGCCGGCGCCGTTGCGGCCCGGCTCGCACGCCCGTGACGAATCCGAGGTCACCCCATTGGTTTCCGATGTGATGGACTACTCCGGTGAATAA
- a CDS encoding DUF3054 domain-containing protein, with product MNKRSTVLAAVTADVVAVIVFCAIGRRSHAEGVTLDGVAQTAWPFLTGTLVGWLAARGWQRPTAITPTGLIIWVCTVAIGMVLREATAAGTAFSFVVVASLTTAILLLGWRAAAKVASRS from the coding sequence GTGAATAAACGCAGCACCGTCCTGGCCGCCGTGACCGCCGATGTGGTGGCCGTCATCGTCTTCTGCGCGATAGGCCGGCGCAGCCACGCCGAGGGGGTGACGCTGGACGGGGTCGCCCAGACGGCGTGGCCGTTCCTCACCGGCACCCTCGTCGGCTGGCTGGCAGCGCGGGGCTGGCAGCGACCCACCGCGATCACCCCGACGGGCCTGATCATCTGGGTGTGCACCGTGGCGATCGGCATGGTGTTGCGCGAGGCCACCGCCGCCGGTACCGCGTTCAGCTTTGTGGTGGTTGCATCCCTGACGACCGCCATCCTGCTACTCGGCTGGCGCGCCGCCGCCAAGGTGGCGTCCCGGTCCTGA
- a CDS encoding hemophore has product MTMTFRAPRSLRRALFGAFAVSALGGGVAVGLLTPAATAAPDPCAASQIAKTIGSVANSTGTYLDAHPETNQALTTIAQQPAGPQSLAATKTYFDANPQAGKDMQQLQQPLVSLSTQCRLPITMPQLLGLMQAAQNASPGTSPATPGGLPATLAPAQSLGAAGTPVATMPAATAPSAAGGSGSGPLPGPATIASR; this is encoded by the coding sequence ATGACGATGACGTTCCGAGCCCCGCGCTCCCTACGTCGTGCCCTGTTCGGAGCGTTCGCTGTGAGTGCGCTCGGTGGTGGGGTGGCGGTGGGTTTGCTCACCCCGGCCGCCACCGCGGCACCCGATCCGTGCGCGGCCAGCCAGATCGCCAAGACCATCGGCTCGGTGGCGAACTCGACGGGGACGTACCTCGACGCTCACCCCGAGACCAACCAGGCGCTGACGACGATCGCGCAACAGCCTGCCGGGCCCCAGTCGCTCGCCGCGACCAAGACGTACTTCGACGCCAACCCGCAGGCCGGCAAGGATATGCAGCAGTTGCAACAGCCGTTGGTGTCGCTGTCCACCCAGTGCCGGCTGCCGATCACGATGCCGCAGCTGCTGGGCCTGATGCAGGCGGCCCAGAACGCCTCCCCAGGAACGTCCCCCGCCACCCCGGGAGGTTTGCCGGCAACCCTGGCTCCGGCACAGTCGCTCGGTGCCGCAGGGACCCCGGTGGCCACCATGCCGGCCGCCACGGCGCCGTCGGCGGCGGGTGGATCGGGTTCCGGACCGCTGCCCGGGCCTGCCACCATCGCTTCCCGGTAG
- a CDS encoding sensor histidine kinase, producing MRLSRFGRSASLRTRVALASAVAAAAVVAGFTILTSVVLASNDDAQLDRRLDSIVEASMFPEQLADPKRGVLTTGRSMSTGQVVFQRGFQLPSLSPGTDTVVVNGVDYRVRTIKMTQQAGNVLVSIGIRADSILLNRARIPFYTAVGVFTVIVAGGLGWLLAGPAVRPLRKLTEQTTRLGGGSEQMPAVTGAREAEELSDAMAGMLRRLAAAQQATTNSLQAAQDFAANAAHELRTPLTAMRADLDTLRIHNLPDEERDEVVADLLRAQLRVEATITALGQLASGQLAQVEDREPIDVTDLLDRVARENRRTGSAVEITVEADDDLGTVWGWPGGLRLAVDNLVRNAATHGGAEHVVLTGHRRSHTIDIIVDDDGAGVPADERDIVLGRFARGSTAAPGGSGLGLALVTQQADLHGGELDLADSPLGGLRATLTIAISAPVDPDATVPVRTGTPPWRRRASRVAGWRSSGMQPPQS from the coding sequence GTGCGGCTGTCCCGTTTCGGTCGGTCCGCATCGCTGCGCACCCGGGTGGCGCTGGCCTCGGCGGTCGCCGCGGCCGCCGTCGTCGCCGGATTCACCATCCTCACCTCGGTGGTGCTGGCCAGCAATGACGATGCGCAGTTGGACCGGCGGCTGGATTCGATCGTCGAGGCGAGCATGTTTCCCGAGCAGCTGGCCGACCCCAAGCGTGGCGTGCTCACCACCGGCCGATCGATGTCCACCGGCCAGGTGGTCTTCCAACGCGGCTTCCAGTTGCCGTCGTTGTCGCCCGGCACCGACACCGTCGTGGTCAACGGCGTGGACTACCGGGTGCGCACCATCAAGATGACCCAACAGGCCGGAAATGTGTTGGTGTCCATCGGGATCCGGGCCGACAGCATCCTGCTGAACCGGGCCAGGATCCCGTTCTACACCGCGGTCGGGGTGTTCACCGTGATCGTCGCGGGCGGGCTGGGCTGGCTGCTGGCCGGCCCGGCGGTACGGCCGCTGCGCAAGCTCACCGAGCAGACCACGCGACTGGGTGGTGGCAGCGAACAGATGCCGGCGGTCACCGGCGCGCGGGAGGCCGAGGAACTCTCCGATGCGATGGCCGGAATGCTGCGCCGGCTGGCCGCCGCCCAACAGGCGACCACGAATTCCCTTCAGGCCGCCCAGGATTTCGCGGCCAACGCCGCCCACGAACTGCGCACCCCGCTGACGGCGATGCGCGCCGACCTGGACACGCTGCGCATCCACAACCTGCCCGACGAGGAGCGCGACGAGGTCGTCGCCGACCTGCTGCGGGCGCAGCTGCGCGTCGAGGCCACCATCACCGCGCTGGGACAACTGGCCTCCGGCCAACTCGCACAGGTCGAGGACCGGGAGCCGATCGATGTCACCGACCTGCTCGACCGGGTGGCGCGGGAGAACCGGCGCACCGGCAGCGCGGTCGAGATCACCGTGGAGGCGGATGACGACCTGGGCACCGTGTGGGGCTGGCCCGGCGGTCTGCGCCTGGCGGTGGACAACCTGGTGCGCAACGCGGCGACCCACGGTGGTGCCGAGCATGTCGTGCTGACCGGACATCGCCGGTCCCACACCATCGACATCATCGTCGACGACGACGGCGCAGGCGTGCCGGCCGACGAACGGGACATCGTGCTGGGCCGGTTCGCCCGCGGCAGTACGGCCGCGCCCGGCGGTTCCGGCCTGGGGCTGGCGCTGGTCACCCAGCAGGCCGATCTGCACGGGGGCGAACTCGATCTCGCCGACAGTCCGTTGGGCGGCCTGCGTGCGACGCTGACCATCGCCATCTCGGCTCCGGTGGACCCGGACGCCACCGTGCCGGTCAGGACCGGGACGCCACCTTGGCGGCGGCGCGCCAGCCGAGTAGCAGGATGGCGGTCGTCAGGGATGCAACCACCACAAAGCTGA